In Salinirussus salinus, the following proteins share a genomic window:
- a CDS encoding type IV pilin: protein MVGSGGARASGAGRRAQSETIGVLLLTAVVVVLVSVVGAGVIANVSSQAQAGEVAARADVTITSDNVTVTHGGGDTLADSTVQVILRNGSDESRYELSDVAPADRTGDGDGRFEPGERAVLSHSLTGTVSVLVVDIERGTVLGRGEASDVSDTTPGPPEFRVRIDNTDSPVAEGETLTVRPTVTNHGDRQGTREVNLTIDGTEVDTQSLTLGAGRSEQIELTWPTAKGDNGTYTTTVASGDDSDSAPVRVLELAVFDVTIDGTNSPIQEGDNLTTNTTVENTGENPDSQAIELNIDGIGEPFDAERVGLYGGNSTTFTLENITEVGDAGIYTVVIASDDRNDSASFIINGIPTNFTSTQVDDTSPNSGSPAEFNISYATNNTAFKNVTVVVERQNGGGRQEFNSTLQTDFFKYTDENNQKSDYDITYRIYNFDGTVEDEVIETETSGQGGGPPGQGGDPPGQGGDPPGQGGDPPGQSQ, encoded by the coding sequence ATGGTCGGCTCCGGCGGCGCGCGCGCAAGCGGGGCGGGCAGGCGCGCCCAATCGGAGACCATCGGGGTGCTCCTCCTGACCGCCGTCGTGGTCGTGCTCGTCAGCGTCGTGGGCGCCGGGGTCATCGCCAACGTTTCGAGTCAGGCCCAGGCCGGCGAGGTCGCGGCCCGGGCCGACGTGACCATCACCAGTGACAACGTGACCGTCACCCATGGGGGCGGCGACACGCTTGCGGACTCGACGGTCCAGGTGATCCTCCGAAACGGATCGGACGAATCCCGATACGAGCTGTCGGATGTCGCACCCGCCGACCGAACCGGGGACGGCGACGGGCGGTTCGAACCCGGCGAGCGGGCGGTCCTCTCGCACTCCCTGACCGGAACCGTCTCGGTGCTGGTCGTCGACATCGAACGGGGGACCGTGCTCGGCCGCGGCGAAGCCAGCGATGTCTCGGACACGACGCCCGGCCCCCCGGAGTTCCGGGTCCGGATCGACAACACCGACTCCCCGGTGGCGGAGGGCGAGACGCTGACGGTTCGGCCGACGGTGACCAACCACGGTGACCGCCAGGGGACACGGGAGGTGAACCTCACTATCGACGGGACCGAGGTGGATACGCAGAGCCTCACGCTCGGAGCCGGCCGGTCCGAGCAGATCGAGCTGACCTGGCCGACTGCGAAGGGGGACAACGGGACCTACACCACCACTGTCGCAAGCGGGGACGATTCGGACTCAGCGCCTGTTCGCGTACTGGAACTGGCCGTCTTTGACGTGACGATTGACGGTACTAATTCGCCAATCCAGGAAGGAGACAACCTGACGACTAACACTACGGTCGAAAACACAGGTGAGAACCCTGATTCTCAGGCCATCGAACTAAACATCGATGGTATTGGCGAACCCTTCGACGCTGAGCGTGTCGGTCTGTACGGCGGTAATTCAACAACCTTCACGCTCGAAAACATCACAGAAGTGGGTGACGCAGGTATATATACGGTAGTAATCGCCAGTGATGACAGAAATGATAGTGCGAGCTTCATAATTAATGGAATACCGACCAATTTCACCAGTACTCAGGTTGACGATACCTCCCCGAATTCGGGCTCTCCAGCAGAATTCAATATCAGTTATGCGACTAACAATACAGCATTTAAAAATGTAACTGTCGTCGTGGAACGTCAGAACGGCGGCGGTAGACAAGAATTCAACTCTACTTTACAGACAGACTTTTTCAAATATACTGATGAAAACAATCAGAAAAGTGACTACGATATCACTTACCGCATCTATAATTTCGATGGAACAGTTGAAGACGAAGTTATAGAAACAGAAACCTCAGGTCAGGGAGGCGGGCCTCCTGGGCAGGGTGGTGACCCTCCTGGGCAGGGTGGTGACCCTCCTGGGCAGGGTGGTGACCCTCCTGGGCAGAGTCAGTGA